In one Microbacterium invictum genomic region, the following are encoded:
- a CDS encoding metal-sulfur cluster assembly factor, with translation MTATLTSEKYDEVTEALKDVMDPELGINVVDLGLIYDLAWDDENDALVIHMTLTSAGCPLTDVLEEQTAQALDEVVERFRINWVWMPPWGPERITDDGRDMMRALGFAI, from the coding sequence ATGACCGCGACGCTCACCTCCGAGAAGTACGACGAGGTCACCGAGGCCCTCAAGGACGTGATGGATCCCGAGCTCGGGATCAACGTCGTCGACCTGGGCCTCATCTACGATCTCGCCTGGGATGACGAGAACGACGCCCTCGTCATCCACATGACACTCACCTCGGCGGGCTGCCCGTTGACCGACGTCCTCGAGGAGCAGACCGCTCAGGCACTGGACGAGGTCGTCGAGCGATTCCGCATCAACTGGGTGTGGATGCCGCCGTGGGGTCCGGAGCGCATCACCGACGACGGGCGCGACATGATGCGCGCTCTGGGCTTCGCGATCTGA
- a CDS encoding COX15/CtaA family protein — protein MSAEAPAPTRPGLLGRFRRWLPSTIDRRVIVAAWATLVVQIGIVGTGGLVRLTGSGLGCPTWPRCTPESFVSTPEMGIHGVIEFGNRLLTFVLVAVAIVTFLFVVRMRRRRRDLFWLALIIGLYVPVQAIIGGITVLTNLNPYVVGLHYFASVILVALAAVFVARVYAVPGPRVRAVPGWYAGLTHLTSAFVLVTVVVGILVTGSGPHAGDGGAARNGLDSEFMQHVHSWPAYITFALTLALIVGARRTPPALRLTFWTTLLLAVEVVQIVVGVWQARAGLPIVLVNVHMILAVVLVAAMTAIVMHLKLPAAAVEPAPDVEPAASFAGR, from the coding sequence ATGTCCGCCGAGGCTCCCGCTCCCACCCGGCCCGGCCTTCTGGGGCGGTTCCGCCGCTGGTTGCCGTCGACGATCGACCGCCGCGTGATCGTGGCCGCCTGGGCGACGCTCGTCGTGCAGATCGGCATCGTCGGAACCGGCGGACTCGTCCGCCTGACCGGCTCGGGCCTCGGCTGCCCGACGTGGCCCCGCTGTACGCCGGAGTCGTTCGTCTCGACGCCCGAGATGGGCATCCACGGCGTGATCGAATTCGGCAACCGGCTGCTGACTTTCGTCCTGGTGGCGGTGGCGATCGTGACCTTCCTGTTCGTCGTGCGGATGCGGCGCCGGCGGCGCGATCTGTTCTGGCTCGCGCTGATCATCGGCCTCTACGTCCCCGTCCAGGCGATCATCGGCGGCATCACGGTGCTGACGAACCTCAACCCGTACGTCGTGGGTCTGCACTACTTCGCCTCGGTCATCCTGGTCGCCCTCGCCGCCGTCTTCGTCGCCCGCGTCTACGCGGTGCCGGGTCCTCGGGTCCGTGCCGTGCCGGGGTGGTACGCCGGGCTCACCCACCTCACGAGCGCCTTCGTCCTGGTGACGGTGGTCGTGGGGATCCTGGTGACCGGGTCGGGTCCTCACGCCGGTGACGGCGGGGCGGCCCGGAACGGCCTGGACTCCGAGTTCATGCAGCACGTCCACTCGTGGCCGGCCTACATCACATTCGCCCTCACCCTCGCCCTGATCGTCGGTGCCCGACGAACCCCGCCCGCCCTGCGGCTGACGTTCTGGACGACACTCCTCCTCGCTGTCGAGGTCGTGCAGATCGTCGTCGGCGTGTGGCAGGCGCGCGCGGGCCTACCGATCGTGCTGGTCAACGTCCACATGATCCTGGCCGTCGTGCTCGTCGCCGCGATGACGGCGATCGTCATGCACCTGAAGCTCCCCGCCGCCGCGGTCGAGCCGGCGCCGGACGTCGAGCCCGCGGCATCCTTCGCCGGCCGCTGA
- a CDS encoding siderophore-interacting protein has protein sequence MSAMRFFRVHVSRIRDLTPSFRRFTFAGDDLDQYGDPGYDQRVKVVFPTAGLTLDAMPTGEDWYTAWRAQSADERLPFRTYTTRAVRHEAREVDIDMVAHDVSGPASAWIAGAKEGDEVLILAPTIAHRGVSLGVDFVPPRHTENLLLAGDETAAPAIAVILEQLAPDAQGVVAVEVPHEKDVDYLPRHPGFDYLVAARGDGPRHAHLVAAVEQAVERLAPAGRGGEIEEIDIDEGILWEVPRTAKGGAALKKAPLYSWLAGEASAIKALRRHLVAEQGVDRRAVAFMGYWRLGRAEN, from the coding sequence ATGAGCGCGATGCGCTTCTTCCGCGTCCACGTCTCGCGCATCAGGGACTTGACGCCGAGCTTCCGGCGGTTCACGTTCGCCGGTGACGATCTGGATCAGTACGGCGACCCGGGATACGACCAGCGCGTGAAGGTGGTCTTCCCGACCGCCGGACTCACCCTGGACGCGATGCCGACCGGTGAAGACTGGTACACCGCGTGGCGCGCGCAGTCCGCTGACGAACGGCTGCCGTTCCGCACCTACACCACGCGCGCGGTGCGCCACGAGGCCCGCGAGGTGGACATCGACATGGTCGCGCATGACGTCTCCGGCCCGGCGTCCGCGTGGATCGCGGGCGCGAAGGAGGGCGATGAGGTGCTGATCCTCGCGCCCACCATCGCGCACCGGGGTGTGAGCCTTGGCGTCGACTTCGTGCCGCCCCGGCACACCGAGAATCTCCTCCTCGCGGGCGACGAGACGGCGGCCCCGGCCATTGCGGTGATCCTCGAGCAGCTCGCCCCCGACGCCCAGGGGGTGGTCGCGGTGGAGGTCCCCCACGAAAAGGATGTCGACTACCTGCCACGCCATCCCGGCTTCGACTACCTCGTCGCCGCGCGCGGCGACGGTCCTCGTCACGCTCATCTCGTGGCCGCCGTGGAGCAGGCCGTCGAACGACTCGCCCCAGCCGGGCGCGGGGGCGAGATCGAAGAGATCGACATCGACGAGGGGATCCTCTGGGAGGTCCCCCGCACCGCCAAGGGAGGCGCCGCGCTGAAGAAGGCCCCGCTCTACTCCTGGCTGGCCGGCGAAGCGAGCGCCATCAAGGCGCTGCGACGCCACCTCGTCGCCGAGCAGGGGGTGGACCGGCGGGCGGTCGCCTTCATGGGCTACTGGCGTCTGGGACGGGCGGAGAACTGA
- a CDS encoding MalY/PatB family protein: MRPLDALPLPELRERSSAKWRAYPDDVLPLFVAETDFALAPAITERLRRAVELGDTGYAARASGVREAYAGFAGRRFGWHPDPALMKTTCDVMMGVVEILRQVTRPGDRVVVMPPVYPPFFDAVAEAGAVVERVPLVIGAEGSEIDLDGVEAALVGGARAILLCHPHNPTGTVHAPAILRRLAELAAAHDAVVVSDEIHAPMAHPDAGFVPFLAVSDTASSVGFALVSASKAFNLAGLKCAIMVAGTAERSGTLRSLPVEVEWRTSIFGAHAAVAAFTHSDDWLDALLVRLDVNRRLLQGLLADHLPLARYRIPPAGFLGWVDLSAYGWGDDPGRRILRDARVAFHFGPQFGAEGRGHVRVNFGCDPEMLREAVARVGALAGA, translated from the coding sequence GTGCGACCCCTCGACGCGCTCCCGCTGCCCGAGCTGCGGGAGCGCTCCAGCGCGAAGTGGCGGGCCTACCCCGACGACGTGCTGCCGCTGTTCGTCGCCGAGACCGATTTCGCCCTCGCGCCCGCGATCACCGAGCGCCTGCGCCGCGCGGTCGAGCTCGGCGACACCGGCTACGCGGCGCGCGCGTCGGGCGTCCGCGAGGCCTACGCCGGGTTCGCGGGTCGTCGATTCGGGTGGCATCCTGATCCGGCCCTGATGAAGACGACCTGCGACGTCATGATGGGTGTCGTCGAGATCCTCCGGCAGGTGACGCGACCGGGTGACCGCGTCGTCGTCATGCCGCCGGTCTACCCGCCGTTCTTCGACGCTGTCGCCGAGGCGGGCGCGGTGGTCGAGCGGGTGCCCCTCGTGATCGGCGCCGAGGGGTCGGAGATTGATCTCGACGGGGTCGAAGCGGCGCTCGTGGGCGGCGCGCGGGCGATCCTCCTGTGCCACCCCCACAACCCCACCGGGACGGTGCACGCGCCCGCGATCCTGAGACGGCTCGCGGAGCTCGCCGCTGCGCACGATGCCGTCGTCGTCAGCGACGAGATCCACGCGCCCATGGCGCACCCGGATGCGGGCTTCGTCCCGTTCCTCGCGGTGTCTGACACCGCTTCCTCGGTCGGATTCGCTCTGGTCAGCGCGAGCAAGGCGTTCAACCTCGCCGGTCTGAAGTGCGCGATCATGGTCGCCGGCACGGCCGAGCGGTCCGGCACCCTCCGGTCCCTTCCCGTCGAGGTGGAGTGGCGCACGAGCATCTTCGGTGCGCACGCCGCGGTCGCCGCGTTCACCCACAGCGACGACTGGCTGGACGCGCTCCTGGTGCGTCTGGACGTCAATCGCCGGCTGCTGCAGGGTCTCCTCGCCGATCACCTCCCCCTTGCGCGGTACCGCATCCCGCCCGCCGGGTTCCTCGGATGGGTGGACCTCAGCGCCTACGGGTGGGGCGATGATCCGGGGCGCCGGATCCTCCGCGACGCGCGGGTGGCGTTCCATTTCGGACCGCAGTTCGGCGCAGAGGGGCGGGGACACGTGCGGGTGAACTTCGGCTGCGATCCCGAGATGCTGCGCGAGGCGGTCGCCCGGGTCGGCGCCCTCGCCGGCGCATGA
- a CDS encoding heme o synthase: protein MDISTAAGGAIARHRPSPGRTVRAYIALTKPRVLELLLVTTVPVMILAQNGLPNLWLVLATVVGGSLSAGSAAAFNMYLDRDIDAHMQRTENRPLVTGEVTPRGALVFAWSLAVASTLWLLVTTNPLAAGLSAGAIFFYVVIYTMILKRRTEQNIVWGGIAGCFPVLIGWTAVTGSLSWTPFVLFLLVFLWTPPHYWPLSMKYRGDYAEVDVPMLGATRSGSQVGLQVILYAWATVACSLLLIPVAGMGLVYTVSALVFGGWFIYESHRLYNRAVRGTEPRPMRVFHASISYLTLLFVAIAVDPLLPF from the coding sequence ATGGACATCTCAACGGCCGCCGGTGGCGCGATCGCGCGCCACCGACCGTCTCCGGGTCGTACCGTCCGCGCCTACATCGCGCTGACCAAGCCCCGCGTCCTCGAGCTGCTGCTGGTCACGACGGTGCCGGTGATGATCCTCGCCCAGAACGGGCTGCCCAACCTGTGGCTCGTGCTCGCGACCGTGGTCGGGGGCTCGCTGAGCGCCGGATCGGCCGCGGCGTTCAACATGTACCTCGATCGCGACATCGATGCGCACATGCAGCGCACCGAGAACCGCCCCCTGGTGACGGGTGAGGTCACCCCGCGCGGGGCGCTCGTGTTCGCCTGGTCGCTCGCCGTGGCATCCACCCTCTGGCTGCTGGTGACCACCAATCCTCTCGCCGCCGGACTGTCGGCGGGCGCGATCTTCTTCTACGTCGTCATCTACACGATGATCCTCAAGCGCCGCACCGAGCAGAACATCGTGTGGGGCGGGATCGCCGGATGCTTCCCGGTGCTGATCGGCTGGACCGCCGTGACGGGGTCGCTGTCGTGGACGCCGTTCGTGCTGTTCCTCCTGGTGTTCCTGTGGACCCCGCCGCACTACTGGCCGCTGTCGATGAAGTACCGGGGCGACTACGCCGAGGTCGACGTGCCGATGCTCGGCGCGACCCGGTCGGGTTCGCAGGTCGGGCTGCAGGTGATCCTCTACGCCTGGGCAACAGTGGCGTGCTCGCTGCTGCTGATTCCCGTGGCCGGGATGGGGCTGGTGTACACCGTGTCGGCGCTGGTCTTCGGCGGCTGGTTCATCTACGAGTCGCACCGGCTTTATAACCGCGCGGTGCGCGGCACCGAGCCGCGACCGATGCGCGTCTTCCACGCGTCCATCTCGTACCTCACCCTGCTCTTCGTCGCGATCGCCGTCGACCCGCTCCTGCCGTTCTGA
- a CDS encoding non-heme iron oxygenase ferredoxin subunit has translation MSATRVCALSDLEQDTALRVEVDGVAIAVVLDASGEVHAIGDTCTHGDISLAEGFVDGDTLECWAHGSAFSLRTGKPLNLPAYEPVPVFEVTIDGDDVLIDPNVKKDI, from the coding sequence GTGAGCGCCACCCGCGTCTGCGCCCTCAGCGACCTCGAGCAGGACACTGCTCTGCGCGTAGAGGTGGACGGCGTCGCCATCGCCGTCGTCCTCGACGCCTCCGGTGAGGTCCACGCCATCGGCGACACCTGCACGCACGGCGACATCTCCCTCGCCGAGGGCTTCGTCGACGGCGACACGCTGGAGTGCTGGGCCCACGGCTCCGCGTTCTCGCTGCGCACCGGCAAGCCCCTCAACCTCCCTGCATACGAACCCGTCCCGGTCTTCGAAGTGACCATCGACGGCGACGACGTGCTCATCGACCCGAATGTGAAGAAGGACATCTGA
- the sufC gene encoding Fe-S cluster assembly ATPase SufC produces MTVLEIRDLHVTVETDAGTTPILNGVTLTVRTGETHAIMGPNGSGKSTLAYTIAGHPKYTVTGGTITLDGEDVLEMSVDERARAGLFLAMQYPVEIPGVTVTNFLRTAKTAIDGEAPAIRTWTKDVKASMKNLRIDPKFAQRNVNEGFSGGEKKRHEILQLELLKPQIAVLDETDSGLDVDALKIVSEGVNRAKQDTDLGVLLITHYTRILRYIRPDFVHVMVNGRIAEEGGPELAERLEDEGYDRFIGDETPVDA; encoded by the coding sequence ATGACTGTGCTCGAGATCCGCGACCTCCATGTCACGGTCGAGACCGACGCCGGGACCACCCCGATCCTCAACGGCGTGACCCTGACCGTCCGCACCGGCGAGACCCACGCGATCATGGGGCCCAACGGCTCCGGCAAGTCCACGTTGGCGTACACCATCGCAGGGCACCCGAAGTACACCGTCACCGGCGGCACGATCACGCTCGACGGCGAAGACGTGCTGGAGATGTCGGTGGACGAGCGGGCGCGCGCGGGGCTCTTCCTCGCCATGCAGTACCCGGTCGAGATCCCGGGCGTCACCGTGACGAACTTCCTGCGCACCGCCAAGACCGCGATCGACGGCGAGGCACCCGCGATCCGGACCTGGACCAAGGACGTCAAGGCGTCCATGAAGAACCTCCGCATCGACCCGAAGTTCGCCCAGCGCAACGTCAACGAGGGATTCTCCGGCGGCGAGAAGAAGCGCCACGAGATCCTCCAGCTCGAACTGCTGAAGCCCCAGATCGCGGTCCTCGACGAGACAGACTCCGGTCTCGACGTCGACGCGCTCAAGATCGTCTCGGAGGGCGTCAACCGCGCCAAGCAGGACACCGATCTCGGCGTGCTGCTGATCACCCACTACACCCGGATCCTCCGCTACATCCGGCCCGACTTCGTGCACGTGATGGTCAACGGCCGCATCGCCGAAGAGGGTGGGCCCGAGCTCGCCGAGCGACTCGAGGACGAGGGCTACGACCGCTTCATCGGCGACGAGACCCCCGTCGACGCCTGA
- the sufB gene encoding Fe-S cluster assembly protein SufB, with protein MSDVLIDRPELEGLGVYEFGWHDTDAAGASARRGINEAVVRDISGMKNEPEWMLKNRLKGFQLFGRKPMPTWGADLSEIDFDNIKYFVRSTEKQAQSWEDLPEDIKNTYERLGIPEAERSRLVSGVAAQYESEVVYHQIQEDLERQGVIFMDTDTALREHPEFFEEYFGTVIPAGDNKFAALNTAVWSGGSFVYVPKGVHVEIPLQAYFRINTENMGQFERTLIIADEGSYVHYIEGCTAPIYKSDSLHSAVVEIIVKKNARVRYTTIQNWSNNVYNLVTKRAVAHEGATMEWVDGNIGSKVTMKYPSIFLVGEHAKGETLSVAFAGPGQHQDAGAKMIHMAPYTQSSIVSKSIARGGGRAGYRGEVRVDANAHHSANTVRCDALLVDTISRSDTYPAIDIRVDDVQLGHEATVSKVSEEQLFYLMSRGLPEDEAMAMIVRGFIEPIARELPMEYAMELNKLIEMGMEGSVG; from the coding sequence ATGTCGGATGTACTGATCGATCGCCCAGAGCTCGAGGGTCTGGGGGTGTACGAATTCGGATGGCACGACACCGACGCTGCCGGCGCCAGCGCGAGGCGCGGGATCAACGAGGCCGTCGTGCGCGACATCTCGGGCATGAAGAACGAGCCCGAGTGGATGCTGAAGAACCGCCTCAAGGGCTTCCAGCTGTTCGGGCGCAAGCCGATGCCCACCTGGGGCGCCGACCTGTCGGAGATCGACTTCGACAACATCAAGTACTTCGTGCGCTCCACCGAGAAGCAGGCTCAGTCCTGGGAAGACCTCCCCGAGGACATCAAGAACACCTACGAGCGGCTCGGCATCCCGGAGGCGGAGCGCTCGCGTCTGGTCTCCGGCGTGGCCGCGCAGTACGAGTCCGAGGTCGTCTACCACCAGATCCAGGAAGACCTCGAGCGCCAGGGTGTCATCTTCATGGACACCGACACCGCGCTGAGGGAGCACCCCGAGTTCTTCGAGGAGTACTTCGGCACCGTCATCCCCGCCGGCGACAACAAGTTCGCCGCGCTGAACACCGCGGTGTGGTCAGGCGGATCGTTCGTCTACGTCCCCAAGGGCGTGCACGTCGAGATCCCGCTGCAGGCGTACTTCCGCATCAACACCGAGAACATGGGCCAGTTCGAGCGGACGCTGATCATCGCGGACGAGGGATCGTACGTCCACTACATCGAGGGCTGCACCGCGCCGATCTACAAGAGCGACTCGCTGCACTCGGCCGTCGTCGAGATCATCGTGAAGAAGAACGCCCGCGTGCGCTACACGACGATCCAGAACTGGTCGAACAACGTCTACAACCTCGTCACCAAGCGAGCCGTGGCCCACGAGGGCGCGACCATGGAGTGGGTCGACGGAAACATCGGCTCCAAGGTGACGATGAAGTACCCGTCGATCTTCCTCGTGGGCGAGCACGCCAAGGGCGAGACGCTCTCGGTCGCCTTCGCCGGCCCCGGTCAGCATCAGGATGCCGGCGCGAAGATGATCCACATGGCGCCGTACACCCAGTCGTCGATCGTGTCCAAGTCGATCGCCCGCGGCGGCGGACGCGCCGGCTATCGCGGCGAGGTGCGGGTGGATGCCAACGCGCACCACTCCGCCAACACCGTGCGCTGCGACGCCCTGCTGGTCGACACGATCTCGCGCTCCGACACCTACCCGGCGATCGACATCCGCGTCGACGACGTGCAGCTCGGTCACGAGGCGACGGTGTCGAAGGTCAGCGAAGAGCAGCTGTTCTATCTCATGAGCCGAGGGCTCCCCGAGGATGAGGCGATGGCCATGATCGTCCGCGGCTTCATCGAGCCGATCGCCCGGGAGTTGCCGATGGAGTACGCGATGGAACTGAACAAGCTCATCGAGATGGGCATGGAAGGCAGCGTCGGCTGA
- a CDS encoding DUF559 domain-containing protein — MLTFKTARQLEHLAQTFVALGGVARTARLLDEGVSRHTLRIARDEGLLQPLRRGWVAAPGADAELVAAARWGVVLTCVTAARRHGLWVLTEDRCHVACGPHATGPRPDRATVHWARPVMQRDPDDLVDPLPNALVLVATCVPHEQALVIWESAFRLRRVDPTVLARTPLPPAARRLLAEARPFADSGLETLFVVRLRWLPIPITPQVWIAGRPVDFLIGDRLVVQLDGGHHVGAQRARDNAHDAELMLLGYHIIRVGYSEMLEEWPAVQRRILDAIAQGLHLAR, encoded by the coding sequence GTGTTGACCTTCAAGACGGCGCGCCAGCTCGAGCATCTCGCCCAGACCTTCGTCGCGCTCGGGGGTGTCGCCCGCACCGCGCGCCTGCTGGATGAAGGGGTGAGCCGACACACGTTGAGGATCGCGCGGGACGAGGGACTGCTGCAGCCGCTGCGTCGCGGGTGGGTCGCCGCGCCCGGTGCCGACGCCGAGCTGGTCGCCGCGGCCCGATGGGGCGTCGTCCTCACCTGCGTCACCGCGGCGCGACGGCATGGGCTGTGGGTGCTCACCGAGGATCGCTGCCACGTCGCGTGCGGACCTCATGCCACCGGGCCCAGACCCGACCGTGCCACTGTGCACTGGGCCCGACCCGTAATGCAGCGAGATCCCGATGACCTCGTCGACCCGCTCCCCAATGCCCTCGTCCTGGTCGCGACGTGCGTCCCTCACGAGCAAGCCCTCGTGATCTGGGAATCGGCGTTCCGACTGCGCCGTGTCGATCCCACCGTCCTGGCTCGAACGCCCCTTCCGCCGGCTGCCCGCCGCCTCCTCGCCGAAGCGCGGCCGTTCGCCGACTCCGGTCTTGAGACGCTCTTCGTCGTCAGGCTCCGCTGGCTGCCGATCCCCATCACGCCGCAGGTGTGGATCGCGGGCCGGCCGGTGGACTTCCTCATCGGTGACCGCCTGGTGGTCCAGCTCGACGGAGGACACCACGTCGGTGCCCAGCGGGCGCGGGACAACGCCCACGATGCCGAGCTGATGCTCCTCGGCTACCACATCATCCGGGTGGGGTACTCGGAGATGCTCGAGGAGTGGCCCGCGGTGCAGCGCCGGATCCTCGACGCGATCGCGCAGGGCCTGCACCTCGCACGGTGA
- a CDS encoding MFS transporter, whose translation MTAPRASAGVAPPSVWGAPFVWVTFGAVALIFLAATQALAVTTVMPVVSADLDGDRLYAVAFAGTLATSVIGMVAVGAWCDRGGVLAPLSTAVGLFVLGLLIAGLAPSMPALVAGRLVQGLGTGGQTVALYVVVARVYPGIVHGRVFAAFSAAWVVPSLIGPFLAGAVAEFLHWRWVFLGVAALTVVAFVMVLARLRGLPLDTDEPATARVGPRLACALVVAVGALGLSLAGELGGWAWVAVAASIVMIALAARPLLPAGALRAAPGLPSVVLMRGLIAGALFGAEIYIPYLLIDDYGFSPTWAGLGLTAAALAWAGAAEVQGRIGDRLGSTRITLIGTALLAVSLLIAVATAALSLAPLVLIAGWSLAGAGMGLMYPRLTVLTLAYSTPQNQGFNSSALSISDAVGSASSIAVMGLVFTLLAGTDAGFPAVFVIGTLLALAALLPGLRLGHAHEERSARRA comes from the coding sequence ATGACCGCGCCGCGCGCCTCGGCCGGCGTCGCACCCCCGTCCGTGTGGGGCGCGCCGTTCGTCTGGGTGACCTTCGGAGCGGTCGCCCTCATCTTCCTCGCGGCGACCCAGGCGCTGGCGGTGACCACGGTGATGCCCGTCGTCAGCGCCGATCTCGACGGCGACCGCCTCTACGCCGTCGCTTTCGCCGGCACACTCGCCACGAGTGTCATCGGCATGGTGGCGGTGGGTGCCTGGTGCGATCGCGGCGGTGTGCTCGCGCCGCTCAGCACCGCGGTCGGACTGTTCGTGCTCGGTCTGCTGATCGCGGGGCTCGCTCCCAGCATGCCCGCTCTCGTGGCCGGCCGACTCGTTCAGGGTCTCGGAACCGGCGGGCAGACGGTCGCCCTGTACGTCGTCGTCGCCCGTGTCTACCCGGGGATCGTGCACGGCCGCGTCTTCGCGGCGTTCTCGGCGGCGTGGGTCGTGCCCTCGCTCATCGGTCCCTTCCTCGCCGGTGCGGTGGCGGAGTTCCTGCACTGGCGGTGGGTGTTCCTGGGCGTCGCCGCGCTCACGGTCGTCGCGTTCGTCATGGTGCTGGCGCGTCTTCGCGGCCTTCCGCTCGACACCGACGAGCCCGCCACCGCACGGGTGGGGCCGCGGCTCGCCTGCGCCCTCGTCGTCGCCGTCGGCGCGCTGGGGCTCAGCCTCGCCGGCGAGCTCGGCGGGTGGGCGTGGGTCGCGGTGGCGGCCTCCATCGTCATGATCGCCCTCGCGGCGCGTCCGCTGCTTCCCGCGGGCGCTCTGCGCGCCGCCCCCGGGCTGCCCAGTGTGGTCCTGATGCGCGGACTCATCGCCGGGGCGCTGTTCGGTGCCGAGATCTACATCCCCTACCTGCTCATCGACGACTACGGCTTCTCGCCGACCTGGGCGGGCCTCGGACTCACCGCGGCCGCCCTGGCGTGGGCGGGCGCGGCGGAAGTGCAGGGCCGCATCGGGGATCGCCTCGGCAGCACCCGGATCACCCTCATCGGAACAGCGCTGCTGGCCGTTTCGCTGCTCATCGCGGTGGCCACTGCGGCGCTGAGTCTTGCGCCCCTCGTCCTCATCGCCGGCTGGAGCCTCGCCGGCGCCGGCATGGGATTGATGTACCCGCGCCTGACGGTGCTGACGCTGGCGTACTCGACGCCCCAGAACCAGGGGTTCAACTCCTCGGCGCTGTCGATCTCGGATGCCGTCGGTTCGGCGTCATCCATCGCGGTGATGGGGCTCGTCTTCACTCTCCTGGCGGGGACGGATGCGGGCTTCCCCGCCGTGTTCGTGATCGGCACGCTCCTCGCTCTCGCGGCGCTCCTCCCGGGGCTCCGCCTCGGACACGCGCACGAGGAGCGGTCCGCGCGTCGCGCGTGA
- the sufD gene encoding Fe-S cluster assembly protein SufD, whose amino-acid sequence MSSTTQAPVVVPGSTAHTDGGWGIAPIQTRSERPQSYEPDDFGVPTGREVNWKHTPIDRLAPLWQTDAALSRPADITVDGVDGVTVDTLAAGSAPRGEVFTPEDYPAALAWARTPEATRIQLQAGVELQAPVVVDVRADAGATFAHLVIEAAPNARGIVLLRHAGPALLAQNVEIIVRDGAALTVVSVQRWDDDAVHAAAHQARVGRDASLTHVVVSLGGSVVRVNPSVELAGPGSRAQLYGVSFSDAGQHLESQVYLHHKGPHTVGDVLYKGALQGESARSVWIGDVLIGRDAVGTDSYEANRNLVLTDGARADSIPNLEIETGDIAGAGHASATGRFDDEQLFYLQARGISEAEARRLVVIGFLGEIVQRIGIPSLEEELFEAIERELAEGAAA is encoded by the coding sequence ATGAGCTCCACCACGCAGGCGCCCGTCGTGGTGCCGGGATCCACTGCGCACACCGACGGGGGGTGGGGCATCGCTCCCATCCAGACCCGATCCGAGCGTCCGCAGTCCTACGAACCCGATGACTTCGGCGTCCCGACGGGGCGAGAGGTCAACTGGAAGCACACCCCCATCGACCGTCTCGCGCCGCTCTGGCAGACGGATGCCGCGCTTTCGCGCCCGGCCGACATCACCGTCGACGGTGTCGACGGCGTGACCGTCGACACCTTGGCGGCCGGGTCGGCGCCGCGGGGAGAGGTCTTCACCCCCGAGGACTATCCCGCGGCCCTCGCGTGGGCGCGTACGCCCGAGGCGACGCGCATCCAGCTTCAGGCAGGCGTCGAACTTCAAGCCCCGGTGGTCGTGGACGTGAGGGCCGACGCGGGTGCCACGTTCGCGCACCTGGTGATCGAAGCCGCGCCGAACGCGCGCGGCATCGTCCTGCTCCGTCACGCGGGGCCGGCACTCCTCGCCCAGAACGTCGAGATCATCGTCCGTGACGGTGCGGCACTGACCGTCGTCTCGGTCCAGCGGTGGGATGACGACGCGGTCCATGCGGCGGCGCACCAGGCGCGGGTGGGCCGCGACGCCTCGCTCACCCACGTCGTGGTCAGCCTCGGCGGCTCGGTCGTGCGGGTGAACCCCTCGGTCGAGCTGGCCGGTCCGGGGTCCCGCGCACAGCTGTACGGCGTGTCGTTCTCGGACGCCGGGCAGCACCTGGAGAGCCAGGTCTACCTCCACCACAAGGGGCCGCACACCGTCGGCGACGTGCTCTACAAGGGCGCCCTCCAGGGCGAGAGCGCCCGGAGCGTCTGGATCGGCGACGTGCTCATCGGCCGGGACGCGGTGGGGACTGACTCCTACGAGGCCAACCGCAACCTCGTCCTCACCGACGGCGCCCGAGCCGACTCGATCCCGAACCTCGAGATCGAGACCGGCGACATCGCCGGCGCCGGCCACGCCAGCGCCACCGGACGCTTCGACGACGAGCAGCTGTTCTACCTCCAGGCGCGCGGCATCTCCGAGGCGGAGGCGCGTCGCCTCGTCGTCATCGGCTTCCTCGGCGAGATCGTCCAGCGGATCGGCATCCCCTCGCTGGAGGAGGAGCTGTTCGAGGCCATCGAGCGTGAGCTCGCGGAAGGAGCAGCGGCGTGA